A stretch of Equus caballus isolate H_3958 breed thoroughbred chromosome 11, TB-T2T, whole genome shotgun sequence DNA encodes these proteins:
- the CBX4 gene encoding E3 SUMO-protein ligase CBX4 isoform X2, which yields MGYRKRGPKPKPLVVQVPTFARRSNVLTGLQDSSADNRTKLELGTQGKGQGHQYELNSKKHHQYQPHSKERAGKPPPPGKSGKYYYQLNSKKHHPYQPDPKMYDLQYQGGHKEAPSPTCPDLGAKSHPPDKWAHGAGAKGYLGAVKPLAGAAGAPVKGSEKGPPNGMTPAPKEAVTGNGIGGKMKIVKNKNKNGRIVIVMSKYMENGMQAVKIKSGEAAEGEARSPSHKKRAAEERHPPADRTFKKAAGAEEKKVEAPSKRREEEVPGAGDPQPQDAGSRKLSPTKEAFSEQPLQLTTKPDLLAWDPARSSHPPSHHHHHHHHHHHHHAVGLNLSHARKRCLSETHGEREPCKKRLTARSISTPTCLGGSPAAERPADVPPATALPQPEVILLDSDLDEPIDLRCVKTRGEAGEPPSALQVKPEAPAAAVAAAAGVVAAAPVTAAAEKPPAEAQDEPEEPLSEFKPFFGNIIITDVTANCLTVTFKEYVTV from the exons ATGGGATATCGGAAGAGAGGGCCGAAGCCCAAGCCTCTGGTGGTGCAG GTACCTACCTTTGCCCGTCGCTCCAATGTGCTGACCGGACTCCAGGACTCCTCTGCTGACAACCGCACCAAGCTGGAGCTGGGCACTCAGGGCAAGGGTCAGGGGCACCAGTACGAGCTCAACAGCAAGAAGCACCACCAGTACCAGCCGCACAGCAAGGAAAGGGCAGGCAAGCCCCCACCGCCGGGCAAGAGTGGCAAGTACTACTACCAGCTCAACAGTAAGAAGCACCACCCCTACCAGCCTGACCCCAAGATGTACGACCTGCAGTACCAGGGCGGCCACAAGGAGGCGCCCAGCCCCACCTGCCCGGACCTGGGCGCCAAGAGCCACCCGCCTGACAAGTGGGCCCACGGCGCTGGAGCCAAGGGCTACCTGGGAGCCGTGAAGCCCCTGGCCGGTGCGGCTGGGGCTCCAGTCAAGGGCTCTGAGAAGGGCCCCCCCAACGGGATGACGCCGGCCCCCAAGGAGGCAGTGACGGGCAACGGGATTGGGGGCAAGATGAAGATCGtcaaaaataagaacaagaacGGACGCATCGTGATCGTGATGAGCAAGTACATGGAGAATGGCATGCAGGCGGTGAAGATCAAGTCTGGCGAGGCCGCCGAGGGTGAGGCGCGCTCCCCCAGCCACAAGAAGCGGGCCGCTGAGGAGCGCCACCCCCCTGCAGACAGGACTTTCAAAAAGGCAGCGGGGGCAGAGGAGAAGAAGGTGGAAGCGCCCTccaagaggagggaggaggaggttcCAGGGGCTGGTGACCCGCAGCCCCAGGACGCTGGCTCCCGAAAGCTCTCCCCGACCAAGGAAGCCTTCAGTGAGCAGCCCCTGCAGCTCACCACCAAGCCGGACCTGCTGGCCTGGGACCCCGCCCGGAGCTCGCACCCAccctctcaccaccaccaccaccaccaccaccatcaccaccaccacgcCGTTGGCCTAAATCTCTCCCACGCGCGCAAACGCTGCCTCTCGGAGACACACGGCGAGCGTGAGCCCTGCAAGAAGCGCCTAACGGCGCGCAGCATCAGCACCCCCACCTGCCTGGGGGGCAGCCCGGCCGCCGAGCGCCCCGCCGACGTGCCCCCCGCCACCGCCCTGCCTCAGCCCGAGGTCATCCTGCTGGACTCGGATCTGGACGAGCCCATAGACTTGCGCTGTGTCAAGACGCGCGGTGAGGCCGGGGAGCCGCCCAGCGCCCTGCAAGTGAAGCCCGAGGCGCCCGCGGCGGCAGTGGCGGCGGCGGCAGGGGTGGTGGCAGCTGCGCCGGTGACAGCGGCCGCCGAGAAGCCTCCGGCTGAGGCCCAGGACGAGCCCGAGGAGCCGCTGAGCGAGTTCAAGCCCTTCTTTGGGAATATAATTATTACCGACGTCACCGCGAACTGCCTCACCGTCACGTTCAAGGAGTACGTGACGGTGTAG
- the CBX4 gene encoding E3 SUMO-protein ligase CBX4 isoform X1, with protein MELPAVGEHVFAVESIEKKRIRKGRVEYLVKWRGWSPKYNTWEPEENILDPRLLIAFQNRERQEQLMGYRKRGPKPKPLVVQVPTFARRSNVLTGLQDSSADNRTKLELGTQGKGQGHQYELNSKKHHQYQPHSKERAGKPPPPGKSGKYYYQLNSKKHHPYQPDPKMYDLQYQGGHKEAPSPTCPDLGAKSHPPDKWAHGAGAKGYLGAVKPLAGAAGAPVKGSEKGPPNGMTPAPKEAVTGNGIGGKMKIVKNKNKNGRIVIVMSKYMENGMQAVKIKSGEAAEGEARSPSHKKRAAEERHPPADRTFKKAAGAEEKKVEAPSKRREEEVPGAGDPQPQDAGSRKLSPTKEAFSEQPLQLTTKPDLLAWDPARSSHPPSHHHHHHHHHHHHHAVGLNLSHARKRCLSETHGEREPCKKRLTARSISTPTCLGGSPAAERPADVPPATALPQPEVILLDSDLDEPIDLRCVKTRGEAGEPPSALQVKPEAPAAAVAAAAGVVAAAPVTAAAEKPPAEAQDEPEEPLSEFKPFFGNIIITDVTANCLTVTFKEYVTV; from the exons ATGGAGCTGCCAGCTGTTGGCGAGCACGTCTTCGCGGTGGAGAGCATCGAGAAGAAGCGGATCCGCAAG GGCAGAGTGGAGTATCTGGTGAAATGGAGAGGCTGGTCCCCCAA ATATAACACGTGGGAACCCGAGGAGAACATCCTGGATCCCCGGCTGCTGATCGCCTTCCAGAACAG GGAACGACAGGAGCAGCTGATGGGATATCGGAAGAGAGGGCCGAAGCCCAAGCCTCTGGTGGTGCAG GTACCTACCTTTGCCCGTCGCTCCAATGTGCTGACCGGACTCCAGGACTCCTCTGCTGACAACCGCACCAAGCTGGAGCTGGGCACTCAGGGCAAGGGTCAGGGGCACCAGTACGAGCTCAACAGCAAGAAGCACCACCAGTACCAGCCGCACAGCAAGGAAAGGGCAGGCAAGCCCCCACCGCCGGGCAAGAGTGGCAAGTACTACTACCAGCTCAACAGTAAGAAGCACCACCCCTACCAGCCTGACCCCAAGATGTACGACCTGCAGTACCAGGGCGGCCACAAGGAGGCGCCCAGCCCCACCTGCCCGGACCTGGGCGCCAAGAGCCACCCGCCTGACAAGTGGGCCCACGGCGCTGGAGCCAAGGGCTACCTGGGAGCCGTGAAGCCCCTGGCCGGTGCGGCTGGGGCTCCAGTCAAGGGCTCTGAGAAGGGCCCCCCCAACGGGATGACGCCGGCCCCCAAGGAGGCAGTGACGGGCAACGGGATTGGGGGCAAGATGAAGATCGtcaaaaataagaacaagaacGGACGCATCGTGATCGTGATGAGCAAGTACATGGAGAATGGCATGCAGGCGGTGAAGATCAAGTCTGGCGAGGCCGCCGAGGGTGAGGCGCGCTCCCCCAGCCACAAGAAGCGGGCCGCTGAGGAGCGCCACCCCCCTGCAGACAGGACTTTCAAAAAGGCAGCGGGGGCAGAGGAGAAGAAGGTGGAAGCGCCCTccaagaggagggaggaggaggttcCAGGGGCTGGTGACCCGCAGCCCCAGGACGCTGGCTCCCGAAAGCTCTCCCCGACCAAGGAAGCCTTCAGTGAGCAGCCCCTGCAGCTCACCACCAAGCCGGACCTGCTGGCCTGGGACCCCGCCCGGAGCTCGCACCCAccctctcaccaccaccaccaccaccaccaccatcaccaccaccacgcCGTTGGCCTAAATCTCTCCCACGCGCGCAAACGCTGCCTCTCGGAGACACACGGCGAGCGTGAGCCCTGCAAGAAGCGCCTAACGGCGCGCAGCATCAGCACCCCCACCTGCCTGGGGGGCAGCCCGGCCGCCGAGCGCCCCGCCGACGTGCCCCCCGCCACCGCCCTGCCTCAGCCCGAGGTCATCCTGCTGGACTCGGATCTGGACGAGCCCATAGACTTGCGCTGTGTCAAGACGCGCGGTGAGGCCGGGGAGCCGCCCAGCGCCCTGCAAGTGAAGCCCGAGGCGCCCGCGGCGGCAGTGGCGGCGGCGGCAGGGGTGGTGGCAGCTGCGCCGGTGACAGCGGCCGCCGAGAAGCCTCCGGCTGAGGCCCAGGACGAGCCCGAGGAGCCGCTGAGCGAGTTCAAGCCCTTCTTTGGGAATATAATTATTACCGACGTCACCGCGAACTGCCTCACCGTCACGTTCAAGGAGTACGTGACGGTGTAG
- the CBX8 gene encoding chromobox protein homolog 8 — translation MELSAVGERVFAAEALLKRRIRKGRMEYLVKWKGWSQKYSTWEPEENILDARLLAAFEEREREMELYGPKKRGPKPKTFLLKAQAKAKAKTYEFRSDSARGIRIPYPGRSPQDLASTSRAREGLRNMGLSPPGSSSSTSSTCRVEPPRDRDRDRDRDRDRDRERERERERERERERDRGVGRADDKPSSPGDSSKKRGPKPRKELLDPSQRPLGEASDGLSDYLKGRKLDDTPSGAGKFPAGHSVIQLARRQDSDLAQCGVASPSPAEATGKLAVDTFPARVIKHRAAFLEAKGQSALDPGGPRVRHGSGTPGSVGGLYRDMGAQGGRPSLIARIPVARILGDPEEESWSPSLTNLEKVVVTDVTSNFLTVTIKESNTDQGFFKEKR, via the exons ATGGAGCTTTCAGCGGTGGGGGAGCGGGTGTTCGCGGCCGAAGCCCTCCTGAAGAGGCGCATACGGAAA GGACGCATGGAATACCTCGTGAAATGGAAGGGCTGGTCGCAGAA GTACAGCACATGGGAACCTGAAGAAAACATCCTGGATGCTCGCCTGCTTGCAGCCTTTGAGGAAAG gGAACGAGAGATGGAGCTCTATGGCCCCAAAAAGCGAGGCCCTAAACCCAAAACCTTCCTCCTTAAG GCCCAGGCCAAGGCAAAGGCCAAAACTTATGAGTTCCGAAGTGACTCCGCCCGGGGCATCCGGATCCCCTATCCTGGCCGATCGCCCCAGGACCTGGCCTCTACTTCTCGGGCCCGTGAGGGCCTTCGGAACATGGGTCTGTCCCCGCcggggagcagcagcagcaccagcagcacctGCAGAGTGGAGCCCCCTCGGGACCGGGACCGTGACCGTGACCGTGACCGAGACCGAGACCGGGAGCGTGAGAGGGAGAGGGAACGAGAGAGGGAGCGGGAGCGAGACCGGGGCGTGGGGCGTGCTGACGACAAGCCCAGCTCACCAGGCGACAGCTCCAAGAAGCGAGGCCCCAAGCCACGGAAGGAGCTCCTGGACCCCTCACAGAGGCCCTTGGGAGAAGCCAGTGATGGCCTCAGCGATTACCTCAAGGGCAGGAAGCTGGACGACACCCCTTCCGGGGCAGGAAAGTTCCCAGCTGGCCACAGTGTGATCCAGCTGGCCAGGAGGCAGGACTCGGACCTGGCCCAGTGTGGTGTGGCCAGCCCCAGCCCGGCTGAGGCCACAGGCAAGCTGGCTGTGGACACCTTTCCGGCCAGGGTCATAAAGCACAGGGCCGCCTTCCTGGAGGCCAAGGGCCAGAGTGCCTTGGACCCTGGTGGCCCCCGGGTGCGGCATGGCTCAGGCACCCCTGGCTCCGTGGGGGGCTTGTATCGGGACATGGGGGCCCAGGGGGGAAGGCCCTCCCTCATCGCCAGGATCCCAGTGGCCAGAATCCTGGGGGACCCAGAGGAAGAGTCCTGGAGTCCTTCTCTGACCAACCTGGAGAAGGTGGTGGTCACCGACGTGACCTCAAACTTTTTAACCGTCACCATTAAGGAAAGTAACACGGACCAAggcttttttaaagagaaaagatga